The genomic DNA ATATTCGACAAATACAGACAAATGAATTACCCCAGCACATTGATAAAAGGCTGGGGTAGTTTATTAATATAAATATTGTAACACCCTACTATCCGCTAGATTTGTGTCAATTGGGCATTCAGTTGCATCCCTTCCATATTGCCATAACCATGCGTTTCCTTGGCAATTAGGCTTAGCTGGTTTAAAGGCTGGTGCATTTCTATCCTTTGTTGGACCTGGCTCTGGCTCAGCACTCCACAAGATCGTTTGGACAGCCACTTGATTATTTCCTGCAACTGCTTTGCAATATTCAACAGCAAACGGGCCTTCAGTTGGATCATGGTAAATTCCTGGGCGATATCCTGTAGGATATAACGCTTCAACCCAGCCTCTAATCCAAGCCTCATCTACCTCAAAAAAACGCTCCACATTAGCGAATATTGCAACATTATTTGGTATTCCTAGTCTCCTCGAATGAAACACCGCATTCCTAGCGGCAACTTGACCCTTAGAATAGCCTAGGGCCTCGGAAAATACATTATAGATGGGTAGAAGCTTCATTCCTTTACTCTGAATAAAGGCTATTTCACGTTTTGTTAGCCCTTCTGAGACATTTGGTACCTCTGTTAAATACCTTCCCCAGTAGCGCGGAGTTCCGAAATTTGATTTCACACAACTATATAGTTCATCATTGA from Cytobacillus luteolus includes the following:
- a CDS encoding glycoside hydrolase domain-containing protein; the encoded protein is MPRYIWGVDSAATVNDELYSCVKSNFGTPRYWGRYLTEVPNVSEGLTKREIAFIQSKGMKLLPIYNVFSEALGYSKGQVAARNAVFHSRRLGIPNNVAIFANVERFFEVDEAWIRGWVEALYPTGYRPGIYHDPTEGPFAVEYCKAVAGNNQVAVQTILWSAEPEPGPTKDRNAPAFKPAKPNCQGNAWLWQYGRDATECPIDTNLADSRVLQYLY